One window of the Crassaminicella thermophila genome contains the following:
- the nikC gene encoding nickel transporter permease, which yields MSTKTLEAKSQKQENVIKKRKSNFWEVIRRLRKSHMAMIGLFIVCLLILTAIFADVIAPYGYDDQELSNAFKSPSFKHLFGTDEFGRDIFSRIIYGSRISLEVGFIAVSISVVIGGFLGAIAGYYGGMVDNFIMRCMDVLLSIPQILLAISIAASLGPGLINLMIAVGISSIPQYARLVRASVLSIREQEFIEAARSVGSSDIRIIFKHILPNCLAPIIVQATLGVAFAILTAAGLSFIGLGIQPPTPEWGAMLSGGRGYIRDYAYMTLFPGLAIMITILALNFLGDGLRDALDPKLKN from the coding sequence TTGAGTACAAAAACTTTAGAAGCTAAAAGTCAAAAACAAGAGAATGTAATAAAAAAGAGAAAAAGCAATTTTTGGGAAGTTATTAGGAGATTAAGAAAAAGTCATATGGCTATGATTGGACTTTTTATTGTTTGTTTATTAATACTTACAGCTATTTTTGCAGATGTGATTGCACCTTATGGATATGATGATCAAGAACTTAGTAATGCTTTTAAAAGTCCATCTTTTAAGCATTTATTTGGAACGGATGAATTTGGAAGAGATATTTTTAGTAGAATTATCTATGGTTCAAGGATTTCATTAGAAGTAGGGTTTATTGCAGTGAGTATTTCTGTAGTTATAGGAGGTTTTTTAGGGGCTATAGCAGGCTATTATGGTGGAATGGTAGATAATTTTATTATGAGGTGTATGGATGTTTTGCTTTCTATTCCTCAAATTCTTTTGGCTATTTCTATTGCTGCTTCTTTAGGACCAGGGCTTATCAATTTAATGATTGCTGTAGGAATATCTTCTATACCACAGTATGCAAGATTAGTTCGTGCTTCTGTTCTTTCTATAAGAGAACAAGAGTTTATTGAAGCAGCAAGGTCTGTGGGTTCTAGCGATATACGGATCATATTTAAGCATATATTACCAAACTGCTTAGCGCCTATTATTGTACAAGCTACACTAGGGGTTGCTTTTGCAATATTGACTGCTGCTGGACTTAGTTTTATCGGTTTAGGGATTCAACCTCCAACGCCTGAATGGGGAGCTATGCTATCTGGAGGAAGAGGCTATATTAGGGATTATGCTTATATGACATTGTTCCCAGGGTTAGCTATTATGATTACAATACTAGCATTAAACTTTCTAGGAGACGGTTTAAGAGATGCTTTAGATCCGAAGTTGAAAAATTAG
- the nikB gene encoding nickel ABC transporter permease, whose protein sequence is MLKYVSRRVLLLIPVLIGVAFIVFTLLYLTPGDPARMVLGEQAPQEAVDELREEMGLNDPFFVQFGRYVYKATIKHDLGRSYITKRPVTQELLNVFPTTLKLASLSMVIAVIIGIPFGIISAIKQYSVFDSVVMVFALIGISMPVFWLGLLLILFFAVKLGWLPSSGFYSFKHMILPALTLGAQSIAIITRMTRSSMLEVIRQDYIRTVRAKGQKERLVILRHALGNALIPVITIAGIQFGILLGGAVLTEVIFSVPGVGRLMVEAIKMRDYPIVQGGVLYIAIAFSVVNLLVDLLYAYVDPRIRAQYR, encoded by the coding sequence ATGTTAAAGTATGTTTCACGAAGGGTATTGTTGTTGATTCCTGTTTTGATTGGTGTTGCCTTCATTGTTTTTACATTATTATATTTAACACCTGGAGATCCTGCTAGAATGGTTCTTGGAGAACAAGCACCACAAGAAGCTGTAGATGAATTAAGGGAAGAGATGGGATTAAATGATCCTTTTTTTGTGCAATTTGGACGATATGTTTATAAAGCAACTATAAAGCATGATTTAGGAAGATCATATATAACAAAAAGACCAGTAACACAAGAACTACTAAATGTATTTCCAACAACTTTAAAACTTGCATCCTTATCAATGGTAATTGCAGTTATTATTGGTATACCTTTTGGGATTATATCTGCTATAAAGCAGTATTCTGTATTTGATTCGGTAGTGATGGTATTTGCTCTTATTGGAATATCTATGCCTGTATTTTGGTTAGGATTATTACTTATATTATTTTTTGCTGTAAAACTTGGCTGGCTTCCTTCTTCAGGATTTTATAGTTTCAAACATATGATTTTGCCAGCACTTACCTTAGGAGCACAGTCAATAGCTATTATTACACGTATGACACGTTCAAGTATGTTAGAAGTTATTCGTCAAGATTACATAAGAACTGTAAGAGCAAAAGGACAAAAAGAGAGACTGGTTATTTTGAGACATGCATTAGGAAATGCACTTATTCCAGTTATTACTATTGCAGGTATACAGTTTGGAATTTTACTTGGAGGAGCAGTACTTACTGAAGTGATTTTTTCTGTACCTGGCGTTGGAAGATTAATGGTAGAGGCTATAAAAATGAGAGATTATCCAATTGTCCAAGGAGGGGTGTTATATATAGCGATTGCTTTTAGTGTGGTAAATTTATTGGTTGATTTATTATATGCATATGTTGATCCAAGAATAAGAGCTCAGTATAGATAG